One part of the Vicia villosa cultivar HV-30 ecotype Madison, WI linkage group LG6, Vvil1.0, whole genome shotgun sequence genome encodes these proteins:
- the LOC131613581 gene encoding uncharacterized protein LOC131613581, producing MTWYKSLPDESITSWKVLRKLFSIHFTASRRHPMSEASLEAIIQGKDESLRAYIERFNKEAVQVSTTAHMKKFLLERGLRPRSDFAKAVGIETPATLDEFFLKAQAYIQYEEKEAAHAVRNSRQEETSKNGLQDDSRRGTDKKKDDKGRDPKDYKAPAGKFQEYTPLNASRERILNECANAEFQTGKVRFPKTMLARPNMDKSKFCRFHKGHGHNTEDCIHLKDAIEILIREGHLKQYAKKQEATKEAKPITEEKPAEDMPAIQVAMSITRPKAFTSLTRPNRRPPPLLTAHGRCSPPPWSYRVGESASSPWYP from the coding sequence ATGACTTGGTATAAAAGTTTGCCCGATGAGTCTATCACTTCATGGAAAGTGCTCCGGAAACTTTTTTCCATACACTTCACGGCCTCCCGGAGACACCCCATGTCAGAAGCCTCCTTGGAAGCCATCATCCAAGGAAAAGACGAGTCCCTACGGGCTTACAtagaaagattcaacaaggaagCCGTGCAAGTATCTACCACTGCCCATATGAAGAAATTCTTGCTCGAGCGAGGCCTCCGACCACGCTCAGACTTTGCCAAGGCCGTCGGGATCGAAACGCCGGCCACTCTGGACGAGTTCTTTCTCAAAGCCCAGGCATACATACAATATGAGGAAAAGGAGGCCGCTCATGCGGTACGCAATTCTAGACAAGAAGAAACCAGCAAGAATGGTCTCCAAGACGATTCCCGTCGGGGAACGGACAAAAAGAAAGACGACAAGGGCCGGGATCCCAAAGACTACAAAGCCCCAGCCGGGAAGTTCCAAGAATACACCCCCCTCAACGCCTCAAGAGAACGCATCTTAAACGAGTGCGCGAATGCTGAATTCCAGACGGGCAAGGTCCGCTTCCCTAAAACCATGCTCGCGCGACCAAACATGGATAAATCGAAGTTCTGCCGATTCCACAAAGGCCACGGGCACAACACCGAGGATTGCATCCACCTAAAGGACGCCATAGAGATATTGATCAGGGAGGGACACCTGAAGCAATACGCGAAGAAGCAGGAGGCCACCAAAGAAGCCAAACCAATCACCGAGGAAAAGCCGGCGGAAGATATGCCTGCCATTCAAGTAGCCATGAGCATCACCAGGCCGAAAGCTTTTACCTCCCTGACTAGGCCAAATCGGCGACCACCACCGCTCCTCACAGCGCATGGGAGATGTTCCCCTCCGCCATGGTCATATCGGGTGGGGGAGTCAGCAAGCTCACCGTGGTATCCGTAG